One window from the genome of Gemmatimonadota bacterium encodes:
- a CDS encoding NAD(P)-binding domain-containing protein yields MPSGDTLTILVLGTALALAVMVPFLWKTRRQEAATRQAQAEALRHGLHEPASLHPVIDPALCIGVGNCIAACPELDVLGMAAGQARPVMPAKCVGHGLCERVCPVEAITLVFGTEKRGVDLPRIRENFETNVPGIYVIGELGGMGLIRNAFEQGRQCVEGIAGERRAKPADHLLDVVIVGCGPAGLSASLYCMLQGLSFVTLEKEDVGGTVRHYPRKKLVMTSPVNIPKFGKVSAGSMAKEELIELWESVVARSGLEVNTGETVEAITRAEDGLLTVRTDKGTYTTMRVILAIGRRGVPRKLGVPGEDGAANVQYSLREPEAYRGDKILVVGGGDSAVEAALALSGQPGNEVRVSYRGEAFSRIKPANRDRISAALDANQLEVLWSTRPTAVRPGQVLLEHREDQVIQVPGDQIFVFIGGELPTRFLRDCGVEIETKFGEP; encoded by the coding sequence ATGCCGTCGGGCGACACCCTCACGATCCTGGTTCTCGGCACCGCCCTGGCGCTGGCGGTGATGGTGCCCTTCCTGTGGAAGACCCGCAGGCAGGAGGCGGCGACCAGGCAGGCCCAGGCGGAAGCGCTCCGGCACGGACTCCACGAGCCCGCCTCGCTACACCCGGTGATCGATCCCGCGCTGTGCATCGGCGTCGGCAATTGCATCGCCGCGTGCCCCGAACTGGACGTCCTCGGCATGGCGGCGGGACAGGCGCGCCCCGTTATGCCGGCCAAATGCGTGGGCCACGGGCTGTGCGAGAGGGTGTGCCCCGTCGAAGCGATCACGCTCGTCTTCGGCACCGAGAAACGCGGCGTCGACCTGCCCAGGATTCGGGAGAACTTCGAGACCAACGTGCCCGGCATATACGTGATCGGGGAGCTCGGAGGCATGGGGCTGATCAGGAACGCGTTCGAGCAGGGGAGGCAGTGCGTGGAGGGTATCGCGGGCGAGCGCCGCGCGAAGCCGGCCGACCACCTGCTCGACGTCGTGATCGTTGGCTGTGGCCCCGCGGGCCTGTCCGCTTCCCTTTACTGCATGCTCCAGGGCCTGAGTTTCGTGACCCTGGAAAAGGAGGACGTCGGCGGCACCGTCAGGCATTATCCGCGCAAGAAGCTCGTAATGACCTCGCCCGTGAACATACCGAAATTCGGCAAGGTCTCGGCCGGATCGATGGCCAAGGAAGAGCTGATCGAGCTGTGGGAGAGCGTGGTCGCCCGATCGGGGCTCGAGGTCAACACCGGTGAGACGGTGGAGGCGATCACCCGCGCCGAAGACGGGCTGCTGACGGTCCGGACGGACAAGGGCACCTACACCACCATGAGGGTGATCCTCGCGATCGGCCGGCGCGGCGTGCCCCGCAAGCTGGGCGTCCCCGGCGAGGATGGCGCAGCGAACGTTCAGTATTCGCTCCGGGAACCCGAGGCATACCGCGGCGACAAGATCCTCGTCGTGGGAGGGGGCGATTCGGCGGTGGAGGCGGCGCTGGCGCTGTCCGGCCAGCCCGGCAACGAGGTGCGCGTGTCCTACCGGGGCGAAGCCTTCTCACGCATCAAGCCCGCCAATCGGGACCGGATATCGGCGGCGCTGGACGCCAACCAGCTCGAGGTGCTCTGGTCCACCCGCCCGACGGCCGTGCGCCCGGGGCAGGTGCTCCTGGAGCACCGCGAGGACCAGGTCATCCAGGTCCCCGGCGACCAGATATTCGTGTTCATCGGCGGGGAGCTGCCGACGCGATTCCTGCGCGACTGCGGAGTCGAGATCGAGACGAAGTTCGGCGAGCCTTAG